A genomic region of Haliotis asinina isolate JCU_RB_2024 chromosome 1, JCU_Hal_asi_v2, whole genome shotgun sequence contains the following coding sequences:
- the LOC137256234 gene encoding uncharacterized protein, translated as MGIHVKYVFGDKEQGKEQKRIKKEKRDRKAFELLRNVSALRNSNSGCVLVHLVGLAPEDSFTGAFDEFADSKLYELIQDGKQFSDVYRKEVLNSNCACHGFGDFLVLYVGASSIVTTCKFNTKVTLDDCIIDICAQTLRTFVRERKSHSDKFHTLPGVTNTDHLQNVQENRSVQMKSHFLQKKDGKEIAEYIIKNHKLAEYISAFTKIECGGSFLYGVHQMNCFLQEYGYETKVNRIQPVVLGDRTVFRDTLEDSIRNTVLVCDYDGDRIQDSNIFQIEFIPCTRVNDEHDDEQAVVVHVAVRPVSGIVFYDKQGPLAYRYDKRYKVITRIDIKEWIRALTKGRASLE; from the coding sequence ATGGGAATACATGTGAAGTACGTATTTGGAGACAAAGAGCAGGGGAAAGAGCAGAAACGGATAAAAAAGGAGAAACGAGATCGTAAAGCCTTTGAACTACTGAGAAACGTATCGGCTCTGCGGAATTCCAATTCTGGATGTGTGCTAGTTCATCTTGTTGGCCTAGCACCGGAAGATTCCTTCACTGGCGCATTTGATGAGTTTGCTGACTCAAAGCTTTACGAGTTAATTCAAGATGGAAAACAGTTTTCTGATGTTTACAGGAAAGAGGTACTGAACAGTAACTGCGCTTGTCACGGCTTTGGCGATTTCCTCGTGCTTTATGTTGGAGCTTCTTCAATTGTAACAACTTGCAAATTCAATACAAAGGTAACGCTCGATGACTGCATCATTGATATTTGTGCACAAACGCTCAGAACATTCGTTAGGGAAAGAAAATCCCATAGCGACAAATTCCATACACTccctggtgtgaccaatacagATCACCTTCAGAATGTACAGGAAAACAGATCAGTTCAAATGAAAAGTCACTTTTTGCAAAAGAAGGACGGTAAAGAAATAGCAGAGTATATTATCAAGAATCATAAACTTGCAGAGTATATCAGCGCATTCACTAAAATTGAATGTGGTGGTTCCTTTCTTTATGGTGTCCATCAGATGAATTGTTTCTTGCAAGAATATGGTTATGAGACCAAAGTGAACCGCATACAACCTGTCGTCTTGGGGGACAGAACTGTTTTCAGAGACACTTTAGAGGATAGCATTAGGAATACGGTTCTCGTCTGTGACTATGATGGAGACAGGATCCAAGattcaaatattttccaaattgAGTTTATTCCTTGCACAAGGGTAAATGATGAACATGATGATGAACAAGCAGTAGTTGTTCATGTTGCTGTCAGACCAGTGAGTGGGATAGTGTTCTATGACAAACAAGGACCACTTGCTTATAGATATGACAAACGGTACAAAGTGATCACACGGATAGATATCAAAGAGTGGATACGTGCTCTTACAAAAGGAAGAGCATCTCTGGAGTAA